A region from the Riemerella anatipestifer genome encodes:
- the nuoF gene encoding NADH-quinone oxidoreductase subunit NuoF: protein MSKKLLLKDAHIEGIRYFDVYRKQGGYQAAEKALKMTPEEILEEVKTSGLRGRGGAGFPTGLKWSFLAKPEGVPRHLVVNADESEPGTFKDRYLMEFIPHLLIEGMLISSYCLGSNASYIYIRGEYSWIPDILEEAIEEAKKAGFLGKNILGSGFDLEIYVQRGGGAYICGEETALLESLEGRRGNPRLKPPFPAVKGLWERPTVVNNVESIAAVVPIINISGAEYAKIGVGRSTGTKLISACGNINKPGVYEIDMTITVEEFIYSDEYCGGIPNGKRLKACIPGGSSVPIVPANLLLRTIDGKPRYMNYESLSEGGFATGTMMGSGGFIVLDEDQSVVKHTMTLARFYNHESCGQCTPCREGTGWMYRILKKIVEGKGEMSDIDLLWDIQRKIEGNTICPLGDAAAWPVAAAIRHFRDEFEWYVKNPELALTQNYGLGSYADPIPLKVEESN from the coding sequence ATGAGTAAAAAACTTTTACTTAAAGATGCACATATAGAGGGTATTCGTTATTTTGATGTTTACCGCAAACAGGGAGGTTATCAAGCAGCAGAAAAGGCACTTAAGATGACTCCTGAAGAAATTTTAGAAGAAGTAAAAACTTCTGGACTTAGAGGTCGTGGGGGAGCAGGTTTCCCTACGGGACTTAAGTGGAGCTTTTTAGCTAAGCCAGAAGGGGTGCCTAGACACTTGGTAGTGAATGCCGATGAGTCAGAGCCAGGTACTTTCAAGGACAGATATTTGATGGAGTTTATTCCTCATCTTTTAATTGAGGGAATGTTAATTTCGTCTTATTGTTTAGGTTCTAATGCTTCTTACATCTATATTAGAGGTGAGTATTCTTGGATTCCTGATATTTTAGAGGAAGCTATTGAGGAAGCTAAAAAAGCAGGATTTTTAGGTAAAAATATATTAGGTTCTGGCTTTGATTTGGAAATTTATGTCCAAAGAGGAGGTGGGGCTTACATCTGTGGAGAGGAAACAGCTCTTCTAGAATCATTAGAAGGAAGAAGAGGTAATCCTAGACTAAAACCTCCATTCCCAGCGGTTAAAGGGCTTTGGGAAAGACCTACGGTGGTTAACAATGTGGAGTCTATTGCGGCGGTAGTGCCTATTATCAATATTTCTGGAGCAGAGTATGCTAAAATTGGAGTTGGGCGTTCTACAGGAACTAAACTCATTTCTGCGTGTGGTAATATCAACAAGCCGGGGGTTTATGAGATTGATATGACCATTACCGTAGAAGAATTTATATATTCTGATGAATATTGTGGTGGAATACCTAACGGAAAGCGTCTTAAGGCGTGTATTCCTGGAGGAAGTTCTGTGCCTATTGTACCAGCTAATTTATTGCTGAGAACCATAGATGGCAAACCAAGATATATGAATTATGAATCTCTTTCGGAAGGGGGCTTTGCAACTGGTACGATGATGGGGTCAGGAGGTTTCATCGTTTTAGACGAAGACCAATCTGTGGTAAAACACACCATGACTTTAGCTCGTTTCTACAACCACGAAAGCTGTGGACAATGTACACCTTGTAGAGAAGGAACAGGGTGGATGTATCGTATCCTGAAAAAGATTGTAGAAGGTAAAGGAGAAATGTCCGATATAGATTTACTATGGGATATTCAAAGAAAAATAGAGGGTAATACCATTTGTCCGTTAGGAGATGCGGCAGCGTGGCCTGTAGCAGCAGCTATTCGCCATTTCCGTG
- a CDS encoding NADH-quinone oxidoreductase subunit NuoE family protein, producing the protein MNETVIAFKPETLEKVHKIIARYPEGKQKSALIPVLHIAQKEFGGWLSVPVMDYVAEVLNILPIEVYEVATFYTMFNMKPVGKYVLEVCRTGPCMLNGSDDILDHIRKTLNIKDGETTEDGLFTLKPAECLGACGYAPMMQLGKFYHEHLTKEKVDEILELCRQGAIALD; encoded by the coding sequence ATGAACGAGACAGTTATAGCTTTTAAGCCAGAAACCTTAGAAAAGGTTCATAAAATCATCGCTAGATATCCTGAAGGGAAACAAAAGTCGGCACTAATTCCTGTTTTGCATATTGCACAAAAGGAATTTGGAGGGTGGCTTAGTGTTCCTGTGATGGACTATGTGGCGGAGGTGCTTAACATATTGCCAATAGAGGTGTACGAAGTGGCTACTTTCTACACGATGTTTAATATGAAGCCGGTAGGTAAATATGTGCTAGAAGTGTGTAGAACAGGACCTTGTATGCTCAATGGGAGTGATGATATTTTAGACCATATCCGTAAAACACTTAACATTAAGGATGGAGAGACTACGGAAGATGGTTTGTTTACATTAAAACCAGCGGAATGCTTAGGAGCTTGTGGCTATGCACCGATGATGCAGTTAGGAAAATTTTATCATGAACACTTAACTAAAGAAAAAGTAGATGAAATCCTTGAGCTATGCAGACAAGGAGCCATTGCTTTGGATTAA